In the Rhinatrema bivittatum chromosome 6, aRhiBiv1.1, whole genome shotgun sequence genome, one interval contains:
- the LOC115093210 gene encoding uncharacterized protein LOC115093210 isoform X1, whose product MLMGSSHCIRQEQEVLGVSQHGPWVGVGVQCQLDSGRKCLEEEWNGILQASTGRKGGRVQGNAKGNIKRVLGAGIAASLFVIAGTEEQAYPGTSSSEDWWERQKEYTGRDRQQAGFHDGGSWEAARTRPPGVEEGNALVKVPHIHKSFIKIRMRKVCRSQKDNQKNVCKLDLFDIGMSSEPSIIFKMPGGQNARSDWGADWFCFRSQMSESSPRKTRKRISYAVFEARNVHSVEVYLLAAWISTPENPAKQWWWSFFLGQGNIEFMNYHLETRVKGTTVLGVFLYEEKIIQAFKVFCITNAKASSSSLLSGVKLESERLQVWNELASVVFPGVAIRESTLSLGVSLLHWELFSHCSDCCPGPC is encoded by the exons ATGCTCATGGGTTCTTCTCACTGCATTCGGCAGGAGCAGGAGGTTTTGGGGGTTAGCCAGCATGGTCCATGGGTCGGGGTGGGAGTTCAATGTCAGCTCGACAGTGGCCGGAAGTGCCTAGAGGAAGAATGGAATGGGATTTTGCAGGCAAGTACGGGAAGGAAAGGAGGCAGGGTACAGGGCAATGCGAAGGGGAACATCAAAagggttttgggggcaggtatTGCGGCCAGTCTTTTTGTAATTGCAGGTACAGAAGAACAAGCATACCCAGGCACTTCGAGTAGCGAAGATTGGTGGGAGAGGCAGAAGGAATACACAGGACGCGATCGGCAACAGGCGGGTTTTCATGATGGAGGTAGCTGGGAAGCAGCAAGGACCAGGCCACCAGGCGTTGAAGAAG gAAACGCCTTGGTAAAGGTCCCACACATTCACAAGAGTTTCATCAAAATAAGAATGAGAAA GGTCTGCAGGAGCCAGAAGGATAACCAGAAGAATGTATGCAAATTGGACCTCTTCGACATAGGAATGTCCAG TGAACCAAGTATTATCTTCAAAATGCCAGGCGGCCAAAATgccaggagtgactggggtgCTGATTGGTTCTGCTTTCGAAGCCAGATGTCTGAAAGTAGCCCAcggaaaacaagaaaaagaatcaGCTATGCTGTTTTTGAAGCCAGGAATGTGCACAGCGTGGAAG TTTATCTTTTGGCAGCCTGGATATCTACACCTGAGAATCCAGCAAAACAGTGGTGGTGGAGTTTTTTCTTGGGTCAAGGGAATATAGAATTCATGAACTACCATCTGGAAACAAGAGTGAAGGGCACGACAGTCCTGGGCGTCTTTCTCTATGAAGAGAAAATCATCCAG gccttTAAGGTGTTCTGCATAACCAATGCCAAGGCTAGCTCCTCATCACTGCTGTCTGGAGTAAAACTGGAGTCTGAAAGGCTGCAAGTCTGGAATGAGTTAGCATCAGTGGTCTTTCCTGGAGTTGCCATCAGGGAAAGCACATTGTCACTAGGGGTGAGTCTGCTTCACTGGGAGCTGTTTAGCCACTGTTCTGACTGCTGCCCTGGGCCGTGCTGA
- the LOC115093210 gene encoding uncharacterized protein LOC115093210 isoform X2 yields MLMGSSHCIRQEQEVLGVSQHGPWVGVGVQCQLDSGRKCLEEEWNGILQASTGRKGGRVQGNAKGNIKRVLGAGIAASLFVIAGTEEQAYPGTSSSEDWWERQKEYTGRDRQQAGFHDGGSWEAARTRPPGVEEGNALVKVPHIHKSFIKIRMRKVCRSQKDNQKNVCKLDLFDIGMSSEPSIIFKMPGGQNARSDWGADWFCFRSQMSESSPRKTRKRISYAVFEARNVHSVEVYLLAAWISTPENPAKQWWWSFFLGQGNIEFMNYHLETRVKGTTVLGVFLYEEKIIQGLCLWIPSYHHFDTRQARRRH; encoded by the exons ATGCTCATGGGTTCTTCTCACTGCATTCGGCAGGAGCAGGAGGTTTTGGGGGTTAGCCAGCATGGTCCATGGGTCGGGGTGGGAGTTCAATGTCAGCTCGACAGTGGCCGGAAGTGCCTAGAGGAAGAATGGAATGGGATTTTGCAGGCAAGTACGGGAAGGAAAGGAGGCAGGGTACAGGGCAATGCGAAGGGGAACATCAAAagggttttgggggcaggtatTGCGGCCAGTCTTTTTGTAATTGCAGGTACAGAAGAACAAGCATACCCAGGCACTTCGAGTAGCGAAGATTGGTGGGAGAGGCAGAAGGAATACACAGGACGCGATCGGCAACAGGCGGGTTTTCATGATGGAGGTAGCTGGGAAGCAGCAAGGACCAGGCCACCAGGCGTTGAAGAAG gAAACGCCTTGGTAAAGGTCCCACACATTCACAAGAGTTTCATCAAAATAAGAATGAGAAA GGTCTGCAGGAGCCAGAAGGATAACCAGAAGAATGTATGCAAATTGGACCTCTTCGACATAGGAATGTCCAG TGAACCAAGTATTATCTTCAAAATGCCAGGCGGCCAAAATgccaggagtgactggggtgCTGATTGGTTCTGCTTTCGAAGCCAGATGTCTGAAAGTAGCCCAcggaaaacaagaaaaagaatcaGCTATGCTGTTTTTGAAGCCAGGAATGTGCACAGCGTGGAAG TTTATCTTTTGGCAGCCTGGATATCTACACCTGAGAATCCAGCAAAACAGTGGTGGTGGAGTTTTTTCTTGGGTCAAGGGAATATAGAATTCATGAACTACCATCTGGAAACAAGAGTGAAGGGCACGACAGTCCTGGGCGTCTTTCTCTATGAAGAGAAAATCATCCAG GGTCTTTGTCTTTGGATTCCAAGTTATCACCATTTTGATACAAGACAAGCAAGGAGaagacattag